A genomic region of Peromyscus eremicus chromosome 19, PerEre_H2_v1, whole genome shotgun sequence contains the following coding sequences:
- the Il17b gene encoding interleukin-17B isoform X2, which translates to MDWPHSLLLLLAISIFLGPSQPRNTKGKRKGQGRPGPLAPGPHQVPLDMVSRGKPYARMEEYERNLGEMVAQLRNSSEPAKRKCEVNLQLWLSNKRSLSPWGYSINHDPSRIPADLPEARCLCLGCVNPFTMQEDRSMVSVPVFSQVPVRRRLCPPAPRPGPCRHRVVMETIAVGCTCIF; encoded by the exons ATGGACTGGCCACACAGCCTG CTGCTCCTTCTTGCCATCTCTATCTTCCTGGGGCCAAGCCAGCCCCGGAACACCAAGGGCAAAAGGAAGGGGCAAGGAAGACCTGGCCCCTTGGCCCCCGGGCCTCACCAGGTGCCACTGGACATGGTATCGCGAGGAAAGCCCTACGCTCGAATGGAAGAGTACGAGAGGAACCTCGGAGAGATGGTGGCCCAGCTGAGGAACAGCTCTGAGCCAGCCAAGAGGAAATGCGAGGTCAACCTGCAGCTGTGGCTGTCCAACAAGAGAAGCCTGTCTCCTTGGGGATACAG CATCAACCACGACCCCAGCCGCATCCCTGCGGACTTGCCCGAAGCACGGTGCCTATGTCTGGGCTGCGTGAACCCCTTCACCATGCAGGAGGACCGCAGCATGGTGAGCGTGCCAGTGTTCAGCCAGGTGCCAGTGCGTCGCCGCCTCTGTCCGCCAGCTCCGCGCCCCGGTCCCTGTCGCCACCGCGTCGTCATGGAGACCATCGCTGTGGGTTGCACCTGCATCTTCTGA
- the Il17b gene encoding interleukin-17B isoform X1, with protein MAPRLGLQLWARPGHTGTLSGRSVWGNRTDVGTRDFPALASGIWAECMILGKSLFVSHLEIEGGDVESGLCFPCKLLLLAISIFLGPSQPRNTKGKRKGQGRPGPLAPGPHQVPLDMVSRGKPYARMEEYERNLGEMVAQLRNSSEPAKRKCEVNLQLWLSNKRSLSPWGYSINHDPSRIPADLPEARCLCLGCVNPFTMQEDRSMVSVPVFSQVPVRRRLCPPAPRPGPCRHRVVMETIAVGCTCIF; from the exons ATGGCCCCAAGGCTTGGGCTCCAGCTCTGGGCACGGCCTGGTCACACTGGAACTCTTTCAGGAAGAAGCGTCTGGGGCAATCGGACAGACGTGGGCACTAGAGATTTTCCAGCCCTGGCTTCTGGGATCTGGGCAGAGTGCATGATCTTGGGCAAATCCCTCTTTGTTTCCCATCTGGAAATTGAGGGAGGGGATGTTGAGTCTGGTCTATGCTTCCCCTGCAAG CTGCTCCTTCTTGCCATCTCTATCTTCCTGGGGCCAAGCCAGCCCCGGAACACCAAGGGCAAAAGGAAGGGGCAAGGAAGACCTGGCCCCTTGGCCCCCGGGCCTCACCAGGTGCCACTGGACATGGTATCGCGAGGAAAGCCCTACGCTCGAATGGAAGAGTACGAGAGGAACCTCGGAGAGATGGTGGCCCAGCTGAGGAACAGCTCTGAGCCAGCCAAGAGGAAATGCGAGGTCAACCTGCAGCTGTGGCTGTCCAACAAGAGAAGCCTGTCTCCTTGGGGATACAG CATCAACCACGACCCCAGCCGCATCCCTGCGGACTTGCCCGAAGCACGGTGCCTATGTCTGGGCTGCGTGAACCCCTTCACCATGCAGGAGGACCGCAGCATGGTGAGCGTGCCAGTGTTCAGCCAGGTGCCAGTGCGTCGCCGCCTCTGTCCGCCAGCTCCGCGCCCCGGTCCCTGTCGCCACCGCGTCGTCATGGAGACCATCGCTGTGGGTTGCACCTGCATCTTCTGA